A single genomic interval of Geotrypetes seraphini chromosome 1, aGeoSer1.1, whole genome shotgun sequence harbors:
- the LOC117356633 gene encoding beta-1,3-galactosyltransferase 5-like, which yields MHFHLKGVLSSVLLLLILFWYIFVGIKDKQEPRGVKKSFSVFKAKHPIRPSKGDLIFTSLGVDFPSLFAASFPEPRCDTKQVLMVLVTSAPRNVGAREVIRKTWAAKEKWAPFAWQTVFLIGQTLADGITQRIQKEQQNFGDILVGDYLDTYRNLTLKVMHGLKWATERCQPDYILKTDDDCFVNSDRLPMFLAVHNTIKTGLYVGALFSQEKRKVIREPSSLWYVAREDYWPDEYPPYVSGIGYILSLDVASKLLLMAEYIHPIPVEDAYIGILATEAGIQVKASRRFAKYNMKWRVCNYRYLMVIHHVSTQGQELANVNMVKARTACRNNTEVIHWK from the coding sequence ATGCATTTTCACTTGAAAGGGGTTCTCTCTAGTGTCCTGCTTTTATTGATCCTCTTCTGGTATATATTTGTCGGGATCAAGGACAAACAGGAGCCAAGGGGTGTGAAAAAGTCCTTCTCTGTCTTTAAGGCCAAGCATCCCATCAGACCTTCCAAGGGAGATCTCATATTTACCTCTCTCGGAGTGGATTTTCCTTCCTTGTTTGCGGCCTCTTTCCCAGAGCCCCGGTGTGATACCAAGCAGGTCCTTATGGTTCTTGTGACTTCAGCGCCAAGGAACGTGGGAGCTAGAGAGGTGATTCGAAAAACCTGGGCAGCCAAGGAGAAGTGGGCACCGTTTGCCTGGCAAACTGTGTTTCTGATTGGCCAGACACTAGCTGATGGGATCACTCAAAGAATTCAGAAAGAACAACAGAACTTCGGAGACATCCTGGTTGGCGACTACCTGGACACTTACCGCAACTTAACACTGAAGGTCATGCATGGACTCAAGTGGGCAACAGAGCGATGCCAGCCTGACTACATTCTCAAAACGGATGATGACTGCTTTGTCAACAGTGACCGCTTGCCAATGTTTCTGGCTGTACACAATACCATAAAGACCGGACTATATGTAGGCGCTTTGTTCTCTCAGGAAAAGcggaaggtcatcagagagcctTCTAGCCTGTGGTATGTGGCCAGGGAGGACTACTGGCCAGATGAATATCCTCCCTATGTCAGTGGCATTGGCTACATTTTGTCTCTGGATGTGGCCAGCAAACTTTTGCTGATGGCTGAGTACATTCACCCCATTCCAGTGGAAGATGCTTATATTGGAATTCTGGCCACGGAAGCTGGCATCCAAGTAAAGGCTAGTAGGCGCTTTGCCAAGTACAACATGAAGTGGAGAGTATGTAATTACCGCTATCTGATGGTAATTCACCACGTGAGCACCCAGGGACAGGAGCTGGCCAACGTAAACATGGTGAAAGCAAGGACTGCCTGTAGGAACAACACAGAGGTGATACACTGGAAGTAA